The sequence GCGGATAGTAGGGAGAAATAACAAGGTAATTCATAGGCAACTCCTTTTATAGATACAGGTGTCCAAGAAAATAAGGCATTTGTTTACGCCACCATTCCCAGTCGTGGGCGACATCGTGTCCCCATTCAGCAAACCAGGCTGGAATTTGTTTCTGGTCAAAGGCTTCTTTAAGCTTGTAGAAAGATGATAGACCGTCTTGTTCCCAGGCACCAAGGCCCGTACAAATGACGATTTCTGCCTGACGGTAACGATCGATAAACCATCCGTCGTTTTGATTCCATATATAATCTACAGGTGAGTTTTGGTAAATAGCATCATCATTGTAGTAATCGCCAACGAAGAAACGTGCGTCGTAAACACCACTGAGGGCAATCACCTTGGTAAAGACATCAGGATGCTGGAGAAAGAAATTGAGTGCATGGTAGGCCCCCATTGAGCAACCTGTCGTCATCATGCCATCAAACCAACCTGTCTTGTGCTTGATAAAAGGAATGGCCTCCTCAATCACATAGCGTTCGTAGGCACGATGCATCTCCGCTTGATAATGACTATTTTTCCAAGTAGCCAGCCAACTCTCACTGTCAACACTGGAGAGAGTAAAGAACTGCACTCGCCCTTCCTCGATAAAGGAAGCACAGGCGTCAATCATGCCAAAATCATAGTATTCGTTGTGACTACCACCAGATGAAGCAAAAACAACAACTGGAATCCCAGCATGTCCATAACGGTTGAGGTACATTTCTCGGTTGAGGTGGCCACTCCAGTGGCTAAGGTTTTCAATATGCATTAGCTTTCTCCTTTCCTAACTTACCATTTCTCTGCAAAAAAACGGAGACAATCTGGCAAATTTTCCGACCAAGGGATTTCACTATGGATAGCACCAGACTGAACTTTCAAGACAAGATTATCCAAGTGTACTCCACCTGCAATCAAATCACGGTAATAGCGAAGCGATGAGTCAATATAGGCTTGCTTGATATTGCCAGCCATAAGAGTCTTGTCCGTATCATCCGCTTCTTCCGTTCCAACATAGATAAAAATGCGCTGTTCAGGCGACAATTTCTTGCGCTCAATATAGCGGTTAAAGGCTTCTTGGTGAAGCCAGTTAGCAGATGAGAAGACACCTAGACAACCAATTCGGTCTTGGTACTCTAGTCCTATAAACTGAGTAATATTGCCTCCCAGTGACGAACCAATCATAGCCGTATGCTGGCGATCAGCTTTGCTTCGGTAGGTTTCATCGATAAAAGGCTTGACCACCTCCATGACAAACTCAGCATACTCCACACCCTTACCGCCAAACTGCTGGCCTGGGATAGGAGATTCTTGAAATTTCCAAGCCGCATACTCATTCATCCGTCCCATACCATCATTATCTATGGCAACGACAATCATGCGACTGATGTCAGGATTTCGTTTAATAGCCGGAATGATCTTCCATGAGTGTCCAATATAAGACTCCTTGCTGTAAAAGACATTTTGCCCATCATGAAAGTAAACAACTGGGTAAAAACGGTCGGTGTCTTTCTCATAATCCTTTGGCAGGAGCACACGCACACGACGCTCTTTTCCAGTATAAGGAACCTTGAGTTTGTGTTCTTTCATTTTTAAGTAAAAGTAGGAATGATTCATTGTCAGAAAACTCTCTATATTCAAAATTTTATCTCATTATACCATAAAAATAGAAAAAAAGTCAGTAATTGTCCATTTTAAGGATAAATAACTAACTTTCTTCATTTGTTTTTCTGAATTCTTCTGGATTTTCTGATTAGAGGAGATTGTCAATCAAGTTATCGACTTCATCTTTTTTAGCTTGAGGTGTGATCTTAGTGATCATAATTCCAGCCACTGCTCGCTCAACCAAGCCTTCAACATCCATGCGTTTTTCATACTGCTCAGCATTCTCTATCTTAGGATTAGTCTTAGGACGGTCAGGCGCAAAAATTGTACAACAGTCTTCAAAAGGCTGGATTGAAATTTCAAAGGTATCGATTTCCTGCGCAATGTCAATGATTTCCAACTTGTCCATCGTAACCACAGGGCGGATGATGGGAGTGTTAGTCACAGCGTTGATAGTCTGCATGCTTTCCAAGGTCTGGCTGGCTACTTGACCAAGACTTTCCCCATTGATGATAATTAAACCATTTCGTATCTCACGAATACGGTCGGTAATCCGCATCATAAAACGACGCGTCAAGGTCATGAGGTAGGCTTCTGGCGCTTTAGCCTTGATTTCCTCTTGAATCTCAGTGAAAGGCACCTCGATAAACTGGATATTGCCACCAAACTTGGTCAATTTCCGAGTCAAATCGTGGGCTTTCTTGAGGGCACCAGGACTCGTGTATGGCGGACTGGCAAAGTGAACCGCCTCAATATCTACACCACGTTTAAGAGCTAAATAACCTGCTACAGGTGAGTCAATCCCTCCTGACAACATGAGCATACCTTTACCAGAACTTCCCACAGGTAATCCTCCTGCTCCACGAAAAGTTTCATAGGAAAGATAGGCCGCTTCCTCACGAATCTCAACCTGAAGATTAATATCTGGATTTTTCATCTGAGCTTGCACGTTTGGAATGGCCTCGAAAACAGCTCCACCGAGAGTTTGATTGAGTTCACGACTATCCAATTCAAAGTTGTGGTCGCTACGCTTGCTAGTGATTTTAAAGGTCATCCCTTCCTTGTAGATTTTCTTCATAATCTCTTGGACAGCAGACTTCAAAACGTCCACTGACTTTTCAATCTTATACACAGGAGAAAAATTTTGAATTCCAAAGACTTGTTTGAGCGATTCTGCAACTGCTGTATAATCAGCTCCATTGAGGTAAGCGTGGGCACGGTCGCGATCTGCGGTTACCTTAACTTGAGGATAGATAGACAAAACGTCTGAAATATTATTACGAAGTTTATTAATGAAACGCATACGATTTTTGTGTTTGGTTGACAATTCTCCGTATCGAATCATAATTTCTGAATACTGCATAAATGCTCCTATCTTACTTTTCTAGTTTGATTGTAAATTAATTTTAGCTTGGTCAAGAACTGCTCGATCTGACTCATGTCATTTTCCAAGTCTAGGCTTAGACGCACAGCTGACTGGGCCTTATCCTTGTCCACTCCCATGGCAATCAAGGTGCCTGCAGGTTTTCCTGCCTTGGATGAACAAGCAGAGGTTGTGGAGATGAAAATGTCATAGTCTTCAAAAGCGTGAACAATGACTTCACCACGAACACCTTTAATCCCAAAAGTCAGGATATGAGGGGCAAAGTCTTCCTCATCTGAAAAGACAAAAATATCTGGATAATCCAGAAGGGCTTGGCGAATGACTGCCTTCATCTGCCCTGTCTTACTAGCAAAGATAGCTAACTTTTCCATAGATAAACGGAGAGCTTTGGCTGTCGCTGCAATCCCTGCCACATTTTCAGTTGTCGAACGATAGTCTCGCTCCTGACCACCACCAGTTAAAAGAGGCGTAATCTTCTTACCAGACTTGATATAGATAAATCCAACACCTCGGACGCCATGAAACTTATGGCTCGAAAAGGTCGCGAAATCCACTCGATCCGTCAGGTATTTTTCAGTCGGAACCTTAGCAAGTGCCTGAACCGCATCAACATGGAAGGAAATGGTCGGCTTATCTGCTAACAGTTTCGAAATAGCCTCAATAGGCTGGATAGAGCCAATTTCGTTGTTAACTGCCATGATGGAGACGAGAGTCGTATCAGGACGTATCAAATCTGCTAATGCTTCAACATCCACAAATCCTTTCTCATCAACTGGAGCAAAATCTATTTCAAAACCTTGATTTTTCAGCCAGAGTGCTGACTCCTTGACTGCTGGATGTTCAATAGCTGACACAATGATGTGCTTGCCAAACTGGGCTTTTTCAAAGGCCACACCCTTGATGACCCAGTTATCTCCTTCTGTTCCACCTGAGGTAAAGAAGATTTCATCACTCTTCTTTCCAATCAAATCTGCAATTTGCTGCCGGGAAGCATCTAAAATTCGTGTTGCCTGATCTCCCAAACGATGGAGACTAGACGGATTTCCTACAATTTTTGAAGCGACCTGCATGTAAGTTTCAAGTGCTTCAGGATAAGGCTTGGTTGTCGCCGAATTATCAAAGTAGATCATGTTTTCTCACGCTTTCTAAAATCACTCCTTCTATTGTATCACGAAAAGAGACCTGCGACAAGAAAGGGAGGTTTCTCTTTTTTTAAGATTTTTTTAAAGAAATGAGGTATAATAAATCATAATTAAAGGAGAGTATCATGTCTAACTATCGTAGAACTTCAAAACCAAAAACAGA comes from Streptococcus oralis and encodes:
- a CDS encoding esterase family protein, with product MHIENLSHWSGHLNREMYLNRYGHAGIPVVVFASSGGSHNEYYDFGMIDACASFIEEGRVQFFTLSSVDSESWLATWKNSHYQAEMHRAYERYVIEEAIPFIKHKTGWFDGMMTTGCSMGAYHALNFFLQHPDVFTKVIALSGVYDARFFVGDYYNDDAIYQNSPVDYIWNQNDGWFIDRYRQAEIVICTGLGAWEQDGLSSFYKLKEAFDQKQIPAWFAEWGHDVAHDWEWWRKQMPYFLGHLYL
- a CDS encoding alpha/beta hydrolase — its product is MNHSYFYLKMKEHKLKVPYTGKERRVRVLLPKDYEKDTDRFYPVVYFHDGQNVFYSKESYIGHSWKIIPAIKRNPDISRMIVVAIDNDGMGRMNEYAAWKFQESPIPGQQFGGKGVEYAEFVMEVVKPFIDETYRSKADRQHTAMIGSSLGGNITQFIGLEYQDRIGCLGVFSSANWLHQEAFNRYIERKKLSPEQRIFIYVGTEEADDTDKTLMAGNIKQAYIDSSLRYYRDLIAGGVHLDNLVLKVQSGAIHSEIPWSENLPDCLRFFAEKW
- the thiI gene encoding tRNA uracil 4-sulfurtransferase ThiI translates to MQYSEIMIRYGELSTKHKNRMRFINKLRNNISDVLSIYPQVKVTADRDRAHAYLNGADYTAVAESLKQVFGIQNFSPVYKIEKSVDVLKSAVQEIMKKIYKEGMTFKITSKRSDHNFELDSRELNQTLGGAVFEAIPNVQAQMKNPDINLQVEIREEAAYLSYETFRGAGGLPVGSSGKGMLMLSGGIDSPVAGYLALKRGVDIEAVHFASPPYTSPGALKKAHDLTRKLTKFGGNIQFIEVPFTEIQEEIKAKAPEAYLMTLTRRFMMRITDRIREIRNGLIIINGESLGQVASQTLESMQTINAVTNTPIIRPVVTMDKLEIIDIAQEIDTFEISIQPFEDCCTIFAPDRPKTNPKIENAEQYEKRMDVEGLVERAVAGIMITKITPQAKKDEVDNLIDNLL
- a CDS encoding cysteine desulfurase family protein; its protein translation is MIYFDNSATTKPYPEALETYMQVASKIVGNPSSLHRLGDQATRILDASRQQIADLIGKKSDEIFFTSGGTEGDNWVIKGVAFEKAQFGKHIIVSAIEHPAVKESALWLKNQGFEIDFAPVDEKGFVDVEALADLIRPDTTLVSIMAVNNEIGSIQPIEAISKLLADKPTISFHVDAVQALAKVPTEKYLTDRVDFATFSSHKFHGVRGVGFIYIKSGKKITPLLTGGGQERDYRSTTENVAGIAATAKALRLSMEKLAIFASKTGQMKAVIRQALLDYPDIFVFSDEEDFAPHILTFGIKGVRGEVIVHAFEDYDIFISTTSACSSKAGKPAGTLIAMGVDKDKAQSAVRLSLDLENDMSQIEQFLTKLKLIYNQTRKVR